Proteins from a single region of Chryseobacterium sp. T16E-39:
- a CDS encoding helix-turn-helix domain-containing protein, whose amino-acid sequence MTKFILFKWPNVSVMAKSTILLHKNELDSTGIEICPMGELDESVQKVHRDEHFMFVILEDGYSSLELDFRTVELSGTSVLYVAPGQVHRYIKNEDCKGWFVFVETALIPKTYLEIFNTYLNSNQAVSIEKNDDLFSFIPVFDSVLANWASPFQNNLINSFTDSLMGLVVRALIKNRHSEKTIGGQKYKTVLHFKQLVQINYKKLKQVKEYALELHITPLYLNEVVKEITGFSASHWIQQEIILESQRLLYYTDMDIKQIAFELGYDDYAYFSRFFKKNTGHTASEFRKSKPLFVQL is encoded by the coding sequence ATGACTAAATTTATCCTTTTTAAATGGCCTAATGTTTCAGTAATGGCAAAATCAACAATACTACTCCATAAAAACGAACTTGATAGTACGGGCATTGAAATTTGTCCGATGGGTGAACTTGATGAATCGGTGCAAAAAGTCCATCGGGATGAGCATTTTATGTTTGTTATTCTGGAGGATGGATATTCCTCACTGGAACTGGATTTCCGTACAGTTGAATTATCCGGAACCTCGGTTTTGTATGTGGCTCCCGGTCAGGTTCACAGGTATATAAAGAATGAAGATTGTAAAGGCTGGTTTGTATTTGTAGAAACGGCTTTGATTCCCAAAACTTATCTTGAAATTTTCAATACTTACCTTAATTCGAATCAGGCGGTTTCAATTGAGAAGAATGATGATCTGTTTTCATTTATCCCGGTTTTTGATTCTGTATTGGCCAATTGGGCATCCCCTTTCCAAAATAACCTTATCAATTCGTTTACGGATAGTTTGATGGGGCTTGTGGTACGGGCTCTCATCAAAAACAGACATTCTGAAAAAACCATCGGCGGACAGAAATATAAAACTGTTCTTCATTTCAAACAACTCGTTCAGATAAATTATAAAAAATTGAAGCAGGTAAAGGAATATGCTCTTGAGCTTCATATTACTCCTCTTTATCTTAATGAAGTGGTAAAAGAAATTACCGGTTTTTCAGCCAGCCATTGGATTCAGCAGGAAATTATCCTTGAATCTCAACGGCTATTGTATTATACAGATATGGATATTAAGCAGATTGCTTTTGAATTGGGATATGATGATTACGCTTACTTTTCCCGCTTTTTTAAAAAGAATACCGGACATACTGCATCTGAATTTCGAAAAAGTAAACCATTATTTGTCCAATTATAG
- a CDS encoding sensor histidine kinase, giving the protein MVIWTVAIISFYLFSYLIDPFDPIWEEYIHDPLKFLVSDFLWVLLFSVIISEVSIFIDNQLNKRLPWSNRSIKRLFIQSVLQIAASIIFVAIIVNIFSNEGLPKMDYRKEMTLLGQWVATNIIISLLISAVNTGDYLLENWKKSAIEVTQHKLRASRHKQAAMSAELQALKLQIDPHFIFNNLSVLSELILENQQLGYEYSENFSKVYRYLVVNSKKDVISLDEELKFLDSYIFLITKRIGEGVSFEISINPELRSMMIPPLTLQFLVENAIKHNQTLKSNPLQIKIYTLTSKNLVVCNTLIPLINKSESSKVGIRNIMNRFELLGEKKPLILKTEKDFIAKIPLL; this is encoded by the coding sequence ATGGTTATATGGACTGTAGCTATCATTTCATTTTATCTATTTTCCTATCTCATAGACCCATTTGACCCGATTTGGGAAGAGTACATTCACGATCCACTAAAGTTTTTAGTTAGTGATTTTTTATGGGTTCTATTATTTTCAGTTATCATTAGTGAAGTAAGTATATTTATTGACAACCAGCTCAATAAACGGCTCCCCTGGAGCAATCGAAGTATAAAAAGATTATTTATACAAAGCGTACTCCAGATTGCTGCAAGTATAATTTTTGTTGCTATTATTGTTAATATTTTCTCTAATGAGGGTCTTCCTAAAATGGATTACCGCAAAGAAATGACTTTACTGGGACAGTGGGTAGCTACCAATATTATCATCTCCCTCCTTATCAGTGCTGTAAATACTGGTGATTATTTATTGGAGAACTGGAAAAAATCTGCCATAGAAGTAACCCAGCATAAACTAAGAGCATCAAGACATAAACAGGCAGCTATGTCAGCTGAACTGCAGGCTTTAAAGTTGCAAATTGATCCGCATTTTATTTTTAACAACCTCAGTGTTTTATCAGAACTTATTTTAGAAAACCAACAATTGGGTTATGAATACTCGGAAAATTTCTCCAAAGTATACCGGTACCTTGTGGTCAACTCAAAAAAGGATGTGATCTCTTTAGATGAGGAACTGAAATTTTTAGATTCTTATATTTTCCTGATCACAAAAAGAATTGGCGAAGGCGTTTCCTTTGAAATCTCCATCAATCCCGAGCTGAGAAGTATGATGATCCCTCCGCTAACACTGCAGTTTTTAGTTGAAAATGCTATTAAACACAATCAGACCCTCAAGTCTAATCCGCTCCAAATAAAAATCTATACTTTAACCAGCAAAAATCTTGTGGTCTGCAACACTTTAATTCCCCTGATCAATAAAAGCGAATCCTCTAAGGTCGGTATCCGAAATATTATGAACCGATTTGAATTGCTTGGAGAAAAGAAACCGTTGATCCTGAAAACAGAAAAAGATTTCATTGCAAAAATTCCATTATTATGA
- a CDS encoding helix-turn-helix domain-containing protein: protein MIYNYHNKQTKAACRLLINEEKFDRAFYGKDRKDKFLTLAWNQGPDILITIDKVSYLFTSGSILCLMVNQSFDFPENSQVVVWQFNKDFYCIESHDSEVGCVGFLFYGLSQSMFVTIEDKVHDKLTLLLRIFIEEFQDIDDIQEDMLRMLLKRLIILITRSAKRQFVNEKLPEQKLDIIRQFSLLVEKNYKSEHSVKFYADQLHKSPKTLSNLFNLYNNGTPSEIIQQRIILEAKRLLLYTHKSAKEIAYELGFEEVAYFSSFFKRSTGVSPVLFKKQSADIFIP, encoded by the coding sequence ATGATCTATAATTATCACAATAAGCAAACTAAAGCTGCCTGCAGACTACTCATTAATGAAGAAAAATTCGACAGAGCTTTTTATGGAAAAGACCGCAAGGATAAATTCCTGACATTAGCATGGAATCAGGGTCCGGATATCCTGATTACGATTGATAAGGTTTCTTACCTTTTTACGTCGGGCAGTATACTTTGTCTGATGGTCAACCAGTCTTTTGATTTCCCGGAAAACTCGCAGGTAGTTGTATGGCAGTTCAACAAAGACTTTTACTGTATCGAAAGCCATGATTCAGAGGTTGGGTGCGTTGGATTTCTTTTTTATGGATTATCACAGAGTATGTTTGTCACCATTGAAGATAAAGTACACGATAAACTGACTTTGCTGCTCCGTATTTTCATTGAGGAATTCCAGGACATCGATGATATACAGGAAGATATGCTTAGAATGCTTTTGAAACGATTGATCATTCTGATTACCAGATCAGCAAAAAGACAATTTGTAAATGAAAAGCTTCCGGAACAGAAGCTGGATATCATCCGGCAATTCAGTCTTCTTGTTGAAAAAAACTACAAATCGGAACATTCGGTAAAGTTTTACGCAGACCAATTACATAAATCCCCTAAAACACTTTCTAATCTTTTCAACCTGTACAACAATGGAACTCCTTCTGAAATAATCCAGCAGCGAATTATACTTGAGGCTAAAAGACTGTTACTGTATACCCACAAGTCGGCAAAAGAAATTGCCTATGAATTAGGGTTTGAAGAGGTCGCATATTTCAGCAGCTTTTTCAAGAGGTCCACTGGTGTTTCTCCTGTCTTGTTTAAAAAGCAGTCAGCAGACATTTTTATCCCATAA
- a CDS encoding MFS transporter, translated as MAVKSTNMVTPEIRDDHHHKKNIPLRKVLAPIVISVFAVYLTIGITLGALPTLIKNELKFDSFTVGIVMGLQFLATLLTRAYAGKLTDTLGAKISNHRGIFLVSAAGILYIAGSSFVHFPLLALGLLILSRIIHGISESMMVTGALTWGIGLVGAHNSGKVMTWNGISMYGGIALGAPLSMWMGSQFGVIAPFTLILLLSVVSWLSTAKLPTLEVDPAHVRTPFYKVIAKVSDQGLALAFSSIGFACIASFIALLFAEKSWENASLAFVCFGGFYILTRILFASLPDKYGGYKVALVSFAIEIVGQLFIGFSHSGWMAIVGCALTGIGFSLVFPSLGVLAIKKVSHQMRGTALGAYSAFFDLSLGLAGPIAGIIAGWFGYQSIYFFGAISGLLAILILTVRKSGHQ; from the coding sequence ATGGCAGTAAAAAGTACAAATATGGTTACTCCGGAAATTAGAGATGACCATCATCACAAAAAAAATATACCATTAAGAAAAGTTCTGGCTCCTATCGTAATTTCGGTGTTTGCGGTATATCTTACCATCGGAATCACATTGGGTGCTTTACCCACACTCATTAAAAATGAATTGAAATTCGACTCTTTCACTGTAGGGATCGTAATGGGGCTTCAATTTTTAGCTACTTTATTAACCAGAGCATATGCCGGAAAACTGACGGATACATTAGGGGCTAAAATCAGTAATCATAGAGGGATATTCCTGGTGTCAGCGGCTGGGATCCTCTATATCGCAGGAAGCTCTTTTGTGCATTTCCCACTTTTAGCATTGGGCTTACTGATTCTCTCAAGGATCATCCACGGTATTTCAGAAAGTATGATGGTAACAGGAGCCTTAACTTGGGGAATTGGTCTTGTTGGGGCACACAACTCAGGTAAAGTAATGACCTGGAACGGAATATCAATGTATGGAGGGATCGCCTTAGGTGCACCGTTAAGCATGTGGATGGGAAGTCAGTTTGGGGTTATTGCCCCTTTTACATTAATTCTTTTACTATCCGTAGTAAGTTGGCTGTCAACGGCTAAATTACCAACTCTTGAAGTGGATCCTGCACATGTAAGAACTCCATTTTATAAAGTAATCGCAAAAGTTTCCGATCAGGGACTGGCACTTGCTTTTTCTTCTATAGGATTTGCCTGTATTGCTTCCTTTATCGCCTTGCTTTTTGCTGAAAAAAGCTGGGAGAACGCTTCTTTAGCGTTTGTCTGTTTTGGAGGGTTTTATATTCTTACCCGTATATTATTTGCTTCACTTCCGGATAAATATGGGGGGTATAAGGTTGCTTTAGTTTCATTTGCTATTGAGATTGTGGGCCAGCTGTTCATTGGTTTTTCTCATTCCGGATGGATGGCTATTGTAGGATGTGCACTTACGGGAATTGGTTTTTCCCTGGTATTTCCGTCTCTTGGGGTACTGGCTATTAAGAAAGTTAGTCATCAAATGAGAGGAACTGCGTTGGGAGCGTATTCAGCATTCTTTGATCTTTCACTCGGCTTGGCCGGCCCGATAGCGGGGATTATCGCAGGTTGGTTCGGGTATCAGTCGATTTATTTCTTCGGTGCGATAAGCGGTCTCCTGGCTATACTTATTTTGACGGTAAGAAAAAGTGGCCATCAGTAA
- a CDS encoding DUF3078 domain-containing protein, whose protein sequence is MKKILLTLSLSLGIFAAAQEAKTEAPVVDTTKAWSIQGQNTLMLNQAAFSNWVGGGANNVGWLAGVNYNLTYEKGKDLWENIIILGYGQNNTQGVGTRKTQDVINLSSNYGREIAKSWYVSGGVSLQTQFAPGYEDGNNPDAKKISNFMAPGYLNVGAGFTYRPNDNFTMTLRPANARVTFVLDKDLQYAGTYGLKNDGDSSLFQFGFLGTAIYKIKIMENINLTNTGSVFSNYLDHPERLVLSYSGILNMKINKFISTNITLDLLYDHNQIRRTQLKQTLGVGFAYNIDNGKKRSDKKDNQSWMKK, encoded by the coding sequence ATGAAAAAAATTTTATTAACCCTTTCCCTTTCATTGGGAATTTTTGCTGCAGCACAAGAAGCAAAAACAGAAGCTCCCGTTGTAGATACTACAAAAGCATGGAGCATTCAAGGTCAGAACACATTAATGCTTAACCAGGCCGCATTCTCGAACTGGGTAGGGGGTGGAGCGAACAACGTAGGTTGGCTTGCCGGTGTGAATTATAACCTTACTTATGAAAAAGGAAAGGACCTTTGGGAAAATATTATTATTCTGGGTTATGGACAAAATAATACCCAGGGAGTAGGAACCAGAAAAACACAGGATGTGATCAATCTTTCAAGCAACTATGGTAGAGAAATTGCAAAAAGCTGGTATGTATCAGGGGGAGTAAGTTTACAAACTCAGTTTGCGCCAGGATATGAAGATGGAAATAATCCTGACGCCAAAAAGATCTCCAATTTTATGGCTCCGGGATACCTGAATGTAGGTGCTGGTTTCACCTACCGCCCAAATGACAATTTTACAATGACATTACGTCCTGCGAATGCAAGGGTAACATTTGTATTGGATAAAGATCTTCAATACGCCGGAACGTACGGATTAAAAAATGATGGCGATTCTTCATTATTCCAGTTCGGTTTCCTGGGAACAGCTATTTATAAAATAAAAATTATGGAAAACATCAACCTGACCAATACAGGATCTGTATTTTCCAATTACCTTGACCATCCTGAAAGATTGGTTCTTTCCTACAGTGGAATTTTAAATATGAAGATCAACAAATTCATTTCTACGAATATTACTTTGGATCTTTTATATGATCACAACCAGATCCGAAGAACACAGTTGAAACAAACGTTAGGAGTTGGTTTCGCTTATAATATCGACAACGGTAAAAAACGTTCCGATAAAAAAGACAATCAATCCTGGATGAAAAAATAA
- a CDS encoding alpha/beta fold hydrolase yields MNPTIYYKNADVNGLNIFYRESGPKDAPTLLLLHGFPTSSHMFRDLIPELNDQYHIIAPDLPGFGFSDAPDSSEFDYTFDNLAQAMQGFIDTLGLKRFALYIFDYGAPTGLRLALANPEKITGIISQNGNAYEEGLSDNWNPIRKYWEDPTPENRQLLSDFTSQKMTLFQYQEGVKDLSLIAPESYTLDQYFLDRPGMNDIQIDLMLDYRTNVALYPKFQEYFRTYQPKLLAAWGKYDPFFLPPGAEGYKKDIPDATVKFYETGHFALETHVEEISKDIRVFLEQLPA; encoded by the coding sequence ATGAACCCAACCATTTATTACAAAAATGCAGACGTTAACGGCCTGAATATCTTTTATCGTGAGTCAGGACCAAAAGATGCTCCAACCCTATTACTTCTTCATGGATTTCCTACCTCCTCTCATATGTTTCGGGATCTGATTCCGGAATTAAATGATCAATACCATATTATCGCCCCTGATTTGCCAGGCTTCGGATTTAGTGATGCTCCGGATTCTTCTGAATTCGATTATACCTTTGATAATCTGGCTCAGGCAATGCAGGGATTTATTGATACATTAGGATTAAAAAGATTTGCCTTATACATTTTTGACTATGGTGCTCCAACAGGTTTAAGACTTGCTTTGGCTAATCCGGAAAAAATAACCGGTATTATCTCTCAAAATGGGAATGCTTACGAAGAAGGATTGAGTGATAACTGGAATCCAATAAGAAAATACTGGGAAGATCCTACCCCGGAGAATCGCCAGCTGTTAAGTGATTTTACGTCTCAAAAAATGACCCTATTTCAATATCAGGAAGGTGTAAAAGATCTCTCATTAATTGCTCCTGAATCTTATACACTGGACCAATATTTTCTCGATCGCCCCGGAATGAATGATATTCAGATTGATCTGATGCTGGACTACCGTACCAATGTTGCCTTGTATCCTAAATTTCAGGAATATTTCAGAACATATCAACCTAAATTATTAGCTGCGTGGGGTAAATATGATCCTTTCTTCCTCCCTCCCGGAGCTGAAGGCTACAAAAAAGATATTCCCGATGCGACCGTGAAATTTTATGAAACGGGACATTTTGCATTGGAAACCCATGTAGAGGAAATAAGTAAAGATATTAGAGTATTTTTAGAACAATTACCTGCATAA
- a CDS encoding mannan-binding lectin — protein sequence MSKFKINIVAGPLWSNDQAQKLGGRIAAAHLGKFTGQWSTIVEGEMSVIEVEYDTAPSGSTEYTMDVLAGPIWSNDDAKEICPSICASYGGTWNGQWTTVVEGKMSVCGCVFKF from the coding sequence ATGTCAAAATTCAAAATTAACATCGTTGCAGGTCCACTTTGGAGCAATGATCAGGCTCAAAAATTAGGTGGTCGTATTGCTGCGGCCCATTTAGGAAAATTTACCGGACAGTGGTCTACCATTGTTGAAGGAGAAATGAGTGTAATCGAAGTTGAGTATGATACTGCCCCATCAGGAAGTACAGAATATACAATGGATGTTCTTGCTGGTCCGATCTGGAGCAATGATGATGCTAAAGAAATATGCCCTTCCATCTGTGCTTCTTACGGAGGTACCTGGAACGGACAATGGACAACAGTTGTAGAAGGCAAGATGAGCGTTTGCGGCTGTGTATTTAAATTTTAG
- a CDS encoding PLP-dependent aminotransferase family protein: MKKEILYLKIAGIIEKQILNGTLRLGDKIPSIRTVQKVYNVSINTVRQAFLELESKSLIEPKPKSGYYVSKASQRKFSLPSVIILESLQKEQHPEDLFHKTFASSENQDITHFSMGLPEKSLLPIAQLNKSVTTVMRSLANGGVTYESVQGNINFRRTVARWAFMLEGKITEDDVIVTSGGMNGMFTCLMAVTKPGDKVAIESPAYFGIIKMLNAMGLEAVEIPSDPSTGLDLEALKKVLPTISACCFIVNFNNPLGTLMPDTHKKELVRMLTEWDIPLVENDMFRNVYYGAERPKPCKAFDESGIVMLVNSVSKTLAPGYRIGWIIPGKYKDKIIQQKLIQTISTPALYQEALSHFLENGRYDHHLRTFRKTIHQNCLKLLKGIEDYFPENTKVSQPEGGFMLWVELDKKIDTVQLFDISIRQNITFAPGRMFTQYNQYNNCMRLNFAMDWNDKVNNDLKTLGKIITKW, translated from the coding sequence ATGAAAAAAGAGATTCTTTATCTGAAAATTGCCGGAATCATTGAAAAGCAAATTCTCAATGGAACATTACGATTAGGTGACAAAATACCTTCTATACGTACTGTACAGAAAGTGTATAATGTAAGCATCAATACAGTCCGTCAGGCATTTTTAGAATTAGAAAGTAAATCACTGATCGAGCCGAAACCTAAATCCGGCTATTATGTGAGCAAAGCCTCTCAGAGAAAATTCTCATTACCTTCCGTTATTATATTGGAATCGCTGCAAAAAGAACAGCATCCGGAAGATCTTTTTCATAAAACATTTGCTTCATCAGAAAATCAGGATATTACACATTTCTCTATGGGACTGCCGGAAAAAAGCTTACTACCCATTGCACAGCTTAATAAAAGTGTAACAACTGTTATGCGGAGTTTAGCTAATGGTGGGGTAACGTATGAATCTGTCCAAGGAAATATTAATTTTAGAAGAACAGTTGCAAGATGGGCATTTATGCTGGAGGGCAAAATTACAGAAGATGATGTGATTGTGACATCAGGGGGGATGAACGGAATGTTTACCTGTCTGATGGCCGTTACCAAACCTGGCGATAAAGTGGCTATTGAGAGTCCGGCGTATTTTGGAATCATTAAAATGCTCAATGCAATGGGGCTGGAGGCTGTTGAAATTCCTTCTGATCCATCAACGGGTTTGGATCTCGAAGCACTTAAAAAAGTTTTACCAACCATAAGTGCCTGCTGTTTTATTGTTAATTTTAATAATCCTTTAGGCACTCTGATGCCGGACACCCATAAAAAGGAACTTGTTCGAATGCTTACCGAATGGGATATTCCATTGGTGGAAAATGATATGTTCAGGAATGTGTATTATGGAGCAGAAAGGCCTAAACCCTGTAAGGCATTTGATGAATCAGGTATTGTGATGCTTGTTAATTCTGTTTCTAAAACATTGGCTCCCGGATATCGTATCGGATGGATTATTCCCGGAAAATATAAAGATAAGATCATTCAGCAAAAGCTGATACAGACGATTTCGACTCCTGCGCTTTATCAGGAGGCGCTCTCCCACTTTTTAGAAAATGGAAGGTATGATCATCATCTGCGTACTTTCAGGAAAACCATACATCAAAACTGTTTAAAGCTTCTAAAAGGGATAGAGGATTATTTTCCTGAAAACACTAAAGTTTCTCAGCCCGAAGGTGGTTTTATGCTATGGGTAGAACTGGATAAAAAAATAGATACAGTTCAGCTTTTTGATATTTCCATAAGGCAGAATATCACTTTTGCACCGGGAAGAATGTTTACCCAATACAACCAATATAATAATTGTATGCGGCTCAATTTCGCAATGGACTGGAATGATAAGGTCAATAATGATCTTAAAACATTGGGTAAAATTATTACCAAATGGTAA
- a CDS encoding biotin/lipoyl-binding protein, with product MNRKKGYFVLLLTAAVFLQSCNSGKSQETGEQMSALPTDFIQLQSGNADISLGYPGSIEGQDNVDIKAQITGYLETVYVKEGQYVQKDRPFSGSILQCITNR from the coding sequence ATGAATCGTAAAAAAGGTTATTTCGTACTGTTATTGACAGCTGCTGTTTTTCTACAGTCTTGCAACTCTGGAAAGAGCCAGGAAACAGGTGAACAAATGTCTGCATTACCTACAGACTTCATTCAGCTTCAATCAGGGAATGCTGATATTTCTTTAGGATATCCGGGAAGTATCGAAGGTCAGGACAATGTTGATATTAAAGCCCAAATCACCGGTTACCTGGAGACGGTCTATGTAAAAGAAGGACAATATGTACAAAAGGACAGACCCTTTTCAGGATCAATCCTTCAGTGTATAACGAACAGGTAA
- a CDS encoding LysR family transcriptional regulator, which produces MNLNDLKIFEAVAVHGSFTKAAEVMFTVQSNVTARIKTLEEELEAQLFTRTSRKVSLTTSGHAFIQYARKITHIIEEAKNEIKKSDQIGGNLCIGCIETTLVFKAPQILSDFMKVYPHVALEFKSDTREKLIDDVLNYKLDAAFVSAPIHSSQLEQIHIKQDELVIITSLDEKSINHVLKKDHLNIVVFEQGCVYRARLETLLNARGVIQYKSMVMNSIEGIINFVEAGLGITLLPLELVEQYYGGRKLKTFKLSKEINTISTSLIYLKSIPKSQALESFIQMYAMSN; this is translated from the coding sequence ATGAATTTAAATGATCTCAAAATATTTGAAGCAGTTGCGGTTCACGGGAGCTTTACAAAAGCTGCAGAAGTGATGTTTACTGTGCAATCTAATGTTACAGCCAGAATAAAAACATTGGAAGAAGAACTGGAAGCCCAACTGTTCACCCGTACTTCCAGAAAAGTCTCTTTAACGACCTCCGGACATGCATTTATTCAATATGCCCGAAAGATCACGCACATTATAGAAGAGGCCAAGAACGAAATTAAAAAATCTGATCAGATAGGAGGAAACTTATGCATTGGGTGCATAGAGACCACTTTGGTGTTTAAAGCCCCTCAAATTCTATCTGATTTCATGAAAGTGTATCCACATGTAGCATTGGAATTCAAATCAGATACACGGGAAAAGCTCATTGATGACGTATTAAATTATAAGCTGGATGCGGCATTTGTTTCAGCTCCTATCCACTCTTCACAATTGGAACAGATTCATATTAAACAGGATGAATTGGTTATTATTACTTCTCTGGATGAAAAATCAATTAATCATGTTCTCAAAAAAGACCACCTGAATATTGTTGTGTTTGAACAGGGTTGTGTGTACAGGGCACGACTTGAAACATTACTTAATGCCAGAGGAGTGATCCAGTATAAAAGTATGGTGATGAATTCTATTGAAGGGATCATTAACTTCGTGGAAGCTGGTTTAGGAATTACGCTGTTACCTCTGGAACTTGTAGAACAGTACTATGGAGGTCGGAAGCTGAAAACATTTAAGCTAAGCAAAGAGATCAATACCATATCCACTTCACTCATCTATTTAAAAAGCATTCCAAAATCACAGGCTTTGGAATCATTTATACAAATGTATGCGATGAGTAACTAA
- a CDS encoding LytR/AlgR family response regulator transcription factor yields MKLNKILIVEDEKPNADRLKRLLLKLRPHAEVLSVEDSVASAVKWLEENPSPDIIMLDIQLADGLSFEIFNQIEIKCPVIFTTAYDEYAVKAFKYNSIDYLLKPVEEEELETALKNYETFMETIPYVGTAIEGLLNYIQPKDYRKRFLLAHRDGYKTLLSEDILYFFTELGVSRAVLKNGGTDIVPQTLEELEKQLDPKMFFRANRQFIINIDSVQQISNYFNGKLKLELIKHPDVEVIVSREKASALKSWMDY; encoded by the coding sequence ATGAAGCTTAATAAGATCTTAATCGTAGAAGATGAAAAACCTAACGCAGACCGTTTAAAAAGATTACTATTAAAATTACGGCCCCATGCTGAAGTTCTATCCGTAGAAGATTCTGTAGCATCTGCGGTAAAATGGCTGGAGGAAAATCCATCTCCCGATATCATTATGCTGGATATACAGCTAGCTGACGGGTTAAGTTTTGAAATTTTTAATCAAATTGAAATCAAATGTCCTGTCATATTTACCACGGCATATGATGAATATGCTGTAAAAGCATTTAAATACAACAGCATCGACTACCTGTTAAAGCCTGTCGAAGAAGAGGAACTTGAAACAGCACTCAAAAATTATGAAACCTTTATGGAAACTATTCCTTATGTAGGAACAGCCATCGAGGGATTACTGAATTATATCCAACCTAAGGATTACAGAAAGCGTTTTCTTTTAGCGCATCGTGATGGGTATAAAACATTATTATCCGAAGATATTCTTTATTTCTTTACCGAGCTGGGCGTGAGCAGAGCAGTATTGAAAAATGGCGGAACAGATATAGTTCCCCAAACCCTTGAGGAACTTGAAAAACAACTGGATCCCAAAATGTTTTTCAGAGCTAACAGACAATTTATCATCAATATAGATTCTGTACAGCAGATTTCCAATTATTTTAACGGAAAGCTAAAGCTCGAACTGATCAAACATCCTGATGTTGAAGTTATTGTAAGCAGAGAGAAAGCTTCGGCATTGAAGTCCTGGATGGATTACTGA
- a CDS encoding carboxymuconolactone decarboxylase family protein, translating to MNNFKIPQKEQLSETNQSIFAQLEKGVGFVPNLYATFAHSENGLSTYLGLQNAKSSLKAKEKEVINLVVSQYNKCLYCLSAHTAIAKLNGFSDEQIIEIRKSDISFDSKFSSLANLVQEAVSKKGEISEATKANFFNEGYTEGNLVDVIIAIGDKTITNYLYAATKIPVDWPIAAEL from the coding sequence ATGAACAATTTTAAGATTCCTCAAAAAGAACAACTGTCAGAAACTAACCAAAGTATTTTTGCTCAATTAGAAAAAGGAGTTGGGTTTGTACCTAACCTTTATGCTACTTTCGCTCATTCCGAAAATGGGCTAAGCACTTATTTAGGATTGCAAAATGCAAAATCATCTTTAAAAGCAAAAGAAAAAGAAGTCATTAATCTAGTGGTAAGTCAGTATAATAAATGTCTGTATTGTTTAAGTGCGCACACTGCAATTGCTAAGTTAAATGGATTTAGTGATGAACAGATTATCGAGATCAGAAAATCGGATATTTCTTTTGACTCAAAATTCAGCTCTTTAGCCAATCTTGTTCAGGAGGCAGTAAGTAAAAAAGGAGAAATTTCTGAAGCAACAAAAGCAAACTTTTTTAATGAAGGATATACTGAAGGAAATTTAGTCGATGTTATTATCGCTATTGGAGATAAAACCATTACCAATTATTTATATGCAGCTACAAAGATCCCGGTAGATTGGCCAATAGCTGCTGAATTATAA